The Prochlorococcus marinus XMU1404 DNA segment TTTCGTATTCTTACAACTTAGAAAAACTTTTCTTGATCAAATAAGAACAATGCCTACAGATCTACTAATTAGTAGGTCAGTTGGCTTAATTTTAGGATTACTAGTAGCGAACCTGCTTCTTGCTCCAATTCTATTAATTCCTTTCCCGAGAGAAGTATTTTTTGGAAAACCTTTAGCAGCCATCCTAAGCAATATTTTCTTTGGTGTCCTTGGATATAAGTTAGCAGATACACATGGCAGGACATTATTGAGATTATTTAATCCAAATAATACTGATGCATATCTTGTTAGTGAGGGAATACTCCCTGCTGCAAGTCCAAAAATTCTAGATACTAGTGTAATCATTGATGGAAGAATAAATGGTTTATTAAATTGCGGCTTGTTGGAGGGACAATTAATTGTTGCTCAAAGTGTAATAGATGAATTACAAACTTTAGCTGACTCAAGCAGTAATGAAAAAAGATCTAAGGGTAGAAGAGGTTTGAAGTTGTTAAAAGAATTAAGAGATTTATACGGTAGAAGACTAGTGATTAACCCAACAAAGTATGAAGGCAATGGGGTAGATGAAAAACTTTTGAAAATCACTGAAGATATGACAGGAACATTAATTACAGCCGATTATAATCTCTCCCAGATTGCAGAAGTTAAGGAATTAAAAGTTATGAATTTGAGTGATCTAGTTATTGCTCTAAGGCCAGAGGTTCAGCCAGGAGAATCCCTTAATATAAAAATCGTAAGAGAAGGCAAAGAAAAAATGCAAGGAATTGGATATCTAGATGACGGAACAATGGTTGTAATCGATGAAGCAAAAAATTTTGTAGGAAGCAGATTAGATGTTGTTATTACTGGAGCACTACAAACTCCTACTGGAAGAATGGTCTTTGGAAAACTATTAAATAATCCTGAGTCAAACAAATCTTTTAAATCACCAGCGACACAGGGCTAAATATAGCTAGAATCAAATAAATAATAATTTTGTGATACATATGACTGTATCTGCTCCTTATTACGGCGAAAACACCGTTATGAGGACTCCACCTCCTGATCTACCCTCTCTTTTACTGAAAGAGAGAATTGTTTATCTTGGTTTACCATTATTTTCAGATGATGATGCCAAAAGACAATTAGGCATGGATGTTACTGAACTAATCATTGCTCAGCTTCTTTATCTAGAGTTTGAGGATCCTGAAAAACCTATCTATTTTTATATAAACTCAACAGGGACAAGTTGGTACACTGGTGACGCAGTTGGTTTCGAAACAGAAGCCTTCGCTATCTGCGATACTATTAGCTACATCAAGCCACCAGTCCATACAATCTGTATTGGACAAGCTATGGGAACTGCTGCCGTTATCCTTTCATCTGGCACTAAGGGTCAAAGAGCTGCTCTTCCACACGCATCCATTGTTTTACATCAGCCCATAAGCGGAGCAAGAGGTCAAGCAACTGACATTCAAATAAGAGCTGAGGAAGTTTTAAAAAATAAAAAATCAATGTTAGAGATCTTATCTCGTAATACTGGTAAGACTATTAAAGAACTTTCTAAAGACTCAGATAGAATGAGTTATCTAAACCCCCAAGAAGCACTAGATTATGGAGTTATAGATAGAATACTTACGAGTCAAAAGGATTTACCAAATAAAATTTAACTTTCACAAACAAAACTTTTAAATTATGCCAATAGGAACTCCAAGCGTGCCTTACAGACTTCCAGGAAGTCAATACGAAAGATGGGTTGATATATATACAAGATTAGGTGTTGAAAGGATTCTTTTTCTAGGACAAGAAGTTAACGACGGGATCGCTAATAGTCTTGTTGCTCAAATGCTTTATCTTGATTCTGAAGATAATTCCAAACCTATTTATTTATATATAAATAGCCCTGGAGGCTCAGTGACAGCAGGTTTGGCTATATTCGACACTATCAAATACGTAAAAAGTGATGTAGTAACTATTTGTGTAGGTCTTGCAGCCTCAATGGGTGCATTCCTTTTAGCTGCTGGTACAAAAGGTAAAAGGGTTGCTTTGCCCCACAGCAGAATAATGATTCATCAACCTCTTGGAGGAACATCTCAACGTCAAGCTAGTGACATTGAAATAGAAGCCAAAGAAATTTTAAGAATTAAAGATATGTTAAATATGTCTATGGCTGATATGACAGGTCAATCATTCGAGAAAATTGAAAAAGATACTGATAGAGATTATTTTCTAAGCGCAGAAGAGGCAAAAAACTATGGCTTGATTGATAGAGTAATCACACATCCAAGCGAAGCAAATCAGTCTTAGATTTTCTAAATAATATTTTAATTTTCATTTTTAAATTAATAATTTATTGGTTTAATTACACGTTTAATGTCTAAAATACTAACTATTGAATGCTAAGAAGCCACAACTAATGACTCAACTCTTCTACGACACAGATGCAGATCTAAGCCTTTTAAATAATAAAACAATCGCGATAATTGGATACGGTTCACAAGGTCATGCACATGCCCTAAACCTCAAAGATAGTGGTATGGATGTAATTGTAGGACTATATGAAGGGAGTAAATCTGAAAGCAAAGCTATTAGCGATGGACTAGAAGTGTTTAATGTTTCTGAAGCTTGCGAAAAAGCAGACTGGATTATGATTCTCCTACCAGATGAGTTTCAGAAAGATGTTTACCTTAAAGAAATAGAACCAAACTTAAAAGAAGGAAAGATATTAAGTTTTGCTCATGGTTTCAATATAAGATTTGAACTAATCAAACCTCCTGGTTTTGTAGATGTCGTAATGATCGCGCCCAAAGGACCTGGACATACTGTTCGTTGGGAATATCAGAATGGTCAAGGCGTTCCTGCATTATTTGCAGTAGAACAGGATTTTTCTGGCAGCGCAAGATCACTAGCAATGGCTTACGCTAAAGGTATAGGAGGAACAAGAGCTGGGATACTTGAAACAAACTTCAAAGAAGAAACAGAAACTGATTTATTTGGAGAACAAGCAGTTTTATGTGGAGGTTTATCTGAACTTGTCAAATCAGGCTTCGAGACACTAGTAGAGGCAGGATATCAACCAGAACTTGCTTACTTCGAATGTCTACATGAAGTTAAACTAATTGTCGATTTAATGGTTAAGGGCGGCTTATCTCAAATGAGAGATTCCATTTCAAATACGGCAGAATATGGAGATTATGTAAGTGGAAAAAGACTTATTAATAGTGATACAAAGAAAGAAATGCAGAAAATTCTAAAAGATATTCAGGATGGAACTTTCGCTAAGAATTTTGTAGAAGAATGCGACAAAAATAAACCCTTAATGACAAAATTAAGAGAAGAGAATTCAAAACATGAAATTGAGAAAGTTGGCAAAGGTCTTCGCTCTATGTTTAGTTGGCTGAAATAAGATTATTTTTCATATTTCTTGGATCGATTGGTTTTGATTTATTAATCGGCGACCCAAGATACTTGATCCACCCTGTTCAAATAATTGGATTCTATATAAAAAAAATATCCGATTACTTTATAAATAATTTCAGGGGAAATAAAAAATTATTATTATGGGGAGGTTTCATTCTTGCACTATCCACCATTGGAATTAGTTTTAGTTTTGGGAAACTAATAGAACTTAGTTATATTCAATCCAAAAATAATTTTTTTAGTGGATTTTTAATTTTTCTTGGGCTTTCAAGTTGTCTAGCCACTAAAGGACTTATTTCAAGTGTAAAAGAGATTGCAGAGCTACTAGAAAAGAAAGAATTTGATAAGCGAAATGAAAGAATAATCAAAGAGAAAGTGCAAAGGATAGTAAGTAGGGATGTTAGCTCATCTTCGAAAGAACATCTTTTGAGATCGACTACAGAGAGTCTTACCGAAAATTCTGTTGATGGCATATTTGGACCATTATTTTGGATTTTCATTGGAATCATTTTAATGAAGTTTTCAATTTTCCTGCCTGGGCCTTTATCACTTGGTTTTACATATAAAGCGGTAAGCACTTTAGATTCAATGATTGGTTATAAATACGATTACTTTAGATATTTAGGTTTTATGAGTGCAAAAATCGAAGATGGTTTTACTTTCATACCTTCAAGATTAGTTTTAATTACATTACCTATAGTAAGTTTCAATTTTAAGGACTATTTATTAATCATTAAAAAAAGTTTTCTTGATGGTAAAAAGTATGAATCGCCTAATTCTGGAATTTCAGAGGCTGTTTTTGCATATATTGCCGGTATTAAATTAGGAGGAAAAAGTAAATATAAAAATGAAACTATTGAAAAACCAATAATCAATGAAAATGGGGCTATTTGCACAAGAAAGAAAATTAAATTAATTTGTCAACTAATATTGAAATTACAATTTTTATGGATAATTATTTTTATCTTAATTTTTTTTATAATTCCCTTTTAATTTATTAACAAATTTGTTTTAAAATATTTATAAAATATAAATTTTATGGAAGAAAAAAACTTACCAACAGAAAATCAAAATAATGATTTTACCAAGACATCAACAACAAATAATGAATACGCAAAGTGGGTAGATAACCAAGGAGGTGAAGTAAAGAATGTTTTCGGCTTTAATAGCAGTGCAGAGCTCGTGAATGGTAGAGCGGCTATGATCGGATTCCTAATGCTTATATTGACCGAGCTAGTTTTAAGTGGCAGACCTGTAACGTCTTCAATTTTTGGTATTAATTGAAAATGGTAGAAAAGAAAACTAATTCAATAAAAGTATTTTTATACATATCCGTATGGGTAATAATTTGGGGAACTCTAGGTTCACTTATAGATTATCCTCTTTATAAAAATAAAATTTATCTAGAAGGAAGCGTATATCAATTTCTCACTTTCACAATTACAGCGATAATTTCCATAGTATGCGCAAAATTTCTCTATAAAAAAATTGAGTTATAAAAACTTATACCTAAATTTTTTGATTATTTTAGCAGGTTCATTGTTTTCATTTGACTCATAAAGTATCCACTGATGTGTTTCAGTATCATGATCACAACCATAATTACTAGATAGATTATCGTAACCAAGTAGAGTTGAATGACAATATTGATCTGCTTCAAAAGCAGAGTCATAAGCTGTTAGAAAATATATCAAAAGTACAACGAGAAATAACAAAAAAAAGACCTGAAAAACTAAATTAACTACCTTCATAAGAATTTCTAAAATTTAAATATATCATCTCAAAAATTTTAATCTAAAAATACTTAACGACCAACATTAAAAACAAAGTCATGAAATTCTTGATTATTTAGATACAAGAGAACTAACAGAATTAAAATCATATTCAAACCTATTACTATTGATCCGAAAATATTTATTTGTTTTTTACCTGGTAAAGTGTAAGTAAATTTTTTGCCTTTAAGAAAAGAAGTCAACCCTTTTTTTTCTTTTTTTACATCTTTTATTTGGGTATTATTATTTACTTTATTATCAGAGAAACCTTTTACCATTGAAACTAAAATAAAAAATTTATTTTATTCCAAAAAAAGAATTTATTTAAATATTTAACAATTTTTAATCACATATGGAATCATAAATGAATTCTTCTCTTTAGAGAAATTTTTAAAAAAATAAGCTTCAATAAGTTCCGATTGCAACCCCAATAAACTAGATTGACATTTAAATTTATTTTGTTTAAAAACTGCTAATTGAAACTTCTCTATTTGGGAAACTAATTCCCTACATAATTGATTTTGCGAATTTACAATACATTCACTAGATTGCTTTAAAATCTTGGACTTTGTTGGTATTGTTTCTGCCATAAGTAAATTAGATGTTAATAAAAATTTGAGGCATAAAATTACTAAAAATTTCATTACTTATGTAAGAATGTAAATTTTGGGTTATCTTGTTAAATCTTGGTAAATTACCTAACAGTAATTTATTAAAATAAAAAAAAGATGCTCTACTAGAGCACCTTTGTTTTAAAGGAAGAATTAGATTAAAGAAAATTATCCTTGAACTCTATCCTTAAAAAGTTTACCGGCTGAGAATGTAGGCACTCTTTTAGCAGGTATTGCTATTTTTTCGCCTGTCTTAGGGTTTAATCCCTGTCTTGCAGAACGATCTCTTGGTTCAAAAGAACCAAATCCTAGTATGGAGACTTTTTTGCCTTCCACGACTGAATCAACAATAGTTTCAATAGTCGTATCAACTATTGAAGAGACAACAGTTTTTGTTTCTCCTGTTGCAGCGGACACCAGGTTTACTAAATCAGCTTTGTTCATTGAATTTTAGAGTAAAGCAGAGATTAAATAGACAAGAGTTTGAATCAAGACTAAAAACCTCGAACTTGTACATCATATGGATCAAATAGGAATCCGGCAACCGAAAATGATAGCGGCGCAAAGCTTTATACAAATTTTAGGGACATTTTTAGCTATATTTTTTTGTTTTATAGTCAATTATTTTATTGATCAATGGAATTAAATTAACATTTCCAAAATAGGCAAAACCATTGGAAATACTGAATTTAGCCTTTAAAAACCCAACTTTCCTCTTCAAAAGTAGTGAATTTTAAATGTAATGAAGTTATGAATTTGAACTATTTATTATTTTTTATTAATTTTCAGATATATTTTCTTCTCATCACATGAAAAACATAATTTGTATTTTGAAATCAAGAAAAATGTAGTTTGTAATGAGTAATCTTTATCTCTAAATCGTTTAATTAAATATCAGTTAAGATGAATGAATAACAACAACAGGTAAGAAAATTTATATTCTCCAAGATTTAATATATTTGATTAGTGAAGCCTTAAATTTGAGTTTTTTTTTTTAATTTTGCATATATTATTCAAATATCAGTAATTTAAATAAATTATCTCAATATTTAACTAATCAATGATAAAGAGAAAGTGATTCATCTCAATAAAGGCAAACCATTTCCTTTAGGGAGTTCTCTAACTTCACAAGGAGTTAATTTTTCCTTAATAGCCACAAATGCAGAATATATAGAAATCTTATTGTTTGAGAAAGACGACTCTATTTACCCAAAAAGTATATTCAAATTAGATCAGACTCATAATAAAGGTCCTTACTGGCATGCGGAAATAAAAAATCTAAATGAAGGTTGTATTTATGCTTTTAGAGTAAAACAAAAAAATAATGAAATTAATAATAACTATGAAAAAAAAGTATTACTTGATCCATGTTCGAGGGGTATTACCGGATGGGGAAGTTATAAAAGAGAAAATGCATTAAAAACGAAAGAAAATACTAATTCTTGTCTTAAAAGCGTTGTTTGCGACAGAAAATTATTTAATTTTAAGGATTATCCAAGACCGAAACATTCTTGGGAAGAAACAATTATTTATGAACTCCATATCAAAGCTTTCACTGAATCAACTGAAAAAGATGAAAGTTGTTTTAAGAAATTTTTAAAAAAAATTCCATATCTCAAAGAACTGGGTATTACAACAATTGAATTACTTCCAATTTTTTGTTTTGATCCTACTGATGCCCCAAATGGTCTAAAGAACTTTTGGGGTTATAGTCCAATCAATTGGTTTACTCCGCATTTTGAATATCTTTCGAATGAATCCGCCGAAAAGAATAGAGAGGAATTTAGAAGATTTGTAGAGGAATGTCATAAAGCAGATATTGAAGTCATCTTAGATGTTGTGTACAATCACACTTCCGAAGGTGATTCAAAAGGGCCAGCAATATCTTGGAAAGGTATAGATGAAAATCTTTATTACTTTATTGGAAAAGATAAAAATTATCAGGACGTCTCTGGATGTGGTAATACTATTGCGGCAAACAGAGGATTTGTTAGAAAACTAATAATTGAATCATTAAAATGTTGGGCGAGTGAATTAGGAGTTGATGGTTTTAGATTTGATTTGGGAATTGCCCTATCAAGAGGAGAAAATCTTTCGCCGCTTGATAATCCTCCAATTTTTGAAGACATAGAATGTGAGCCAGAACTTATTGATATCAAGTTCATAAGTGAGCCATGGGATTGTGGCGGTTTATATAAATTAGGTGATTTCCCATCTAAGAATACTTTCACTTGGAATGGTCATTTTAGAGATGACTTGCGGAGATTTTGGAAGGGGGATAAAGATACAGCTTGGAATATGAGCGATAAAATAAAAGGGACACCATCTATTTATAAAGAAGATAATATTTTCCCAAAATCAATAAATTTTATTACTTCACATGATGGATTCACTCTAAAAGATTTAGTAACTTTCAATAGAAAACATAATTTTGCGAATAGAGAACAAAATAGAGATGGTGATAACCATAACAATAGTTGGAATCATGGTATAGAGGGACCAACTACAAACTTATTAATTAATGATTTAAGGAAAAGACAACAAAAAAATCTCATTCTTAGTTTACTTATATCTAGAGGAGTTCCAATGATACTTATGGGTGATGAGATAGGAAGGTCACAAGGCGGTAACAATAATTCTTGGTGCCAAAATAATTTATTGGGCTGGATGAATTGGGAACAAGGTCAACAAGATAAGGAATTATTAGAATATTTTAAATACGTTATAAAAATCCGAAAAAAACTAATAAAAATTTTTAATCCATCATTCTTCCCTAATAGTCAATCCAATGAAAATATTCCAAGATATCATTGGCATGGAACAAAGTTAGATAGACCCGATTGGAGTAGTTGGTCTCACACAGTTGCCTTTAGCATTAACAAAGGCAGTACTAATCCGCTGGTCTGGATAGGTTTAAATGCATATTCAAAAAGTATCGATTTCTCCTTACCGAAATCTAAATATAATTGGTTAAAAGTTATTGACACTAGCATGTCTGAGATTTTTAAACCCTTAACTATTAATGAAAAATCTGTTTCAATAAAGAGTAGAAGCTCTTTATTAATCATTTCAGAAGAAGTATTTGGGACAAAAAACGATTTATTCTAAAAGCGGGCGGCGGGAATCGAACCCGCATCTTCAGCTTGGAAGGCTGAGGTTTTACCACTAAACCACGCCCGCATTAAGTAATAGAATTACCATTGCAATAATACATTATCAAACAATCAACAAAGTAAAAAGATTGGAAAATTCACACTCGAAAAAAAATATTACTAGATCAACAACAAGATTAATGTTCTCTTATGGGCTAGGAGATGCAGGCACAGGTTTAGTCGCGACGCAATTTGGTTTTTTTCTGTTCAGATTCTTTATTTCTGCTGGTTTACCAGTAATAATTGCAGGTTCATTATTAATGTTAATAAAGATATGGGACGCAGTAAATGATCCGTTAATTGGATGGTTAAGTGATCGAACCAAATCTAGATGGGGCCCTAGAATCCCTTGGATGGTAGCAGCATCTGTTCCTCTTGGTTTCTCTTTAGCTGCGATATGGTGGACACCCACTGGTTCCGTGCTAACCAAGACTATTTACTATGCCATAATTTCTATAGTCGTAATGACTGCTTATACAAGTATTAATCTTCCTTTTGCAGCTCTATCCACTGAAATTTCTGAAAAAACAGCAATAAGAACACGACTAAACGCATCTAGATTTACTGGCTCAATAATTGCAGGACTTACTGGTTTAATAATTGCTGGAGTTGTATTAGGTTCTGAAGGATCAGCAAATAATGAATATTTTTTAATGGGTAAAATAAGTGGATTTATTGCAGTTACTGCAACATTAATTTCTTGTTGGGGATTGGCTCCATTTGCAAAAAAAGCACGAAGGCCTTCAGGAAAAGTGGAAGCCATAACACTTCAATTTAAAAGAATCTTCAGAAATAAAAAATTTCTAAAAGTTATTACGCTTTATATTCTTCTCTGGTGCGCCTTACAATTGATGCAAACTGTAGCTTTAATTTATGTAGAAGATGTACTGAATGTACCAACATATATTGCGAAGTGGATCCCGATACCTTTCCAAATTAGCGCTTTAGTGGGTTTACAAATATGGACCAGAGTATCAAATAAATTGAATAGGATTTCAGCTTTGAACTATGGAGCGATGATTTGGATTCTTTCATGTACGGCAACTTTGTTTTTACCTCCTTTATATATGGTTTCAGGAGTTAGGGATAATTTATTTCTAAATTCAGGAAATATAATTTTGTTCATTCTTTTAATTTTCATAATCTGTCTTATTGGTATTGGAGCTTCAACTGCTTTTCTTATCCCTTGGTCACTACTTCCTGATGCGATAGATGAAGATCCAGAGAAGCCAGCAGGACTATATACTGCTTGGATGGTACTTATTCAGAAGATTGGAATCGCGTTTAGTGTTCAATTATTAGGATTTTTATTGTATTTATCTGGTTATCAATCATGCCTGGTTGATAAAGATGGTCTAAATATTATGGAACAATGCTACTCAGCACAATTAACTATTAGATTGTGTATTGGTTTTATACCCTCAATATTGGTAATAATTGGTCTTTTAATCATGAGAAAATGGGATCGAAAATTAATTACAAACTAATATAAAGATATGTATTACCCTAATTTTTTCAAAAGACTTCTGAGCAGCTTAATCATTGGCGGGCAAGCAATTAATTTTATCTTTAGAGGTAAAATTTCCAAAAATGATCTCTTTGACCAACTTATGGAGTCAGGTCCTGGAAGTTTGTTAATTGTATTAATTACAGGAATTGCCGCAGGTACAGTTTTTAATATACAAGTTGCATCACAACTTACCAGTATGGGGGTTTCAAGTGAAATTGGAGGTTTATTAGCAGTTGGCATGGCGAGAGAAATGGCTCCTCTTCTAACTGCTACTTTAATGACTGGAAAGGTTGCCACTGCCTATGCTGCTCAACTAGGCACTATGAAAGTCACAGAACAAATTGAGGCAATAACCATGTTAAGGACGGAACCAGTCCAATATTTGGTAGTCCCAAGGTTACTTTCGATGGTAATAATGTCTCCTATACAGTGTCTTTTATTTTTATCTGTGGCTTTATGGAGTGGACAAATTTGGAGCACAATTTTTTATAAAGTTCCTCCAATAGTTTTTTGGACATCTGTAAGATCAGGTAATGTAAGTTTAACCAGCACAGACTTAACTTCAATGTTAATAAAATCTGTGGTGTTCGGATTACTTATTTCAATCATTGCTTGTGGATATGGACTTACAACTAAAGGTGGTCCAAAAGAAGTTGGAACAAGTACAACAGGTGCAGTTGTAATGACTCTCGTTACTGTATCTTTAATGGATGTATTACTAACACAAATTTTATTTGGATGATTCTATGTTTAACACTAAATCAAAAAAAGAGGAACCAGTAATAATATCTCCATCATTTCAATTGCCAATCATTCTAATAGTTTTAAGTTTTATGCTTTTGTTTTTGAATATTGGTTCTTTGCCTACAATAGTTTTTGCTTCTTTTAGCTTTTTTTTATTACTTCAGTCATTCACCTTAAGAATAAAAATAACAAATGATGATTTTATCGTTTTACAATTAGGGAAAGAGATTAGAACTTTTCCATTCAAGAACTGGATATCATGGAAATTCTTTTTCCCTATAATCCCAGGTATTTTTTATTTTAGAGAAAAGTCCAGTCCTCATTTATTACCAATTTTATTTAATCCAAAGCAATTAAAAGATGAGCTCATAAAAAAAGTTGACTCCCTGGAGATTAAAAATTCTTAAAATTCAGACTTTGCCTAATCATCAAAATTATTTAAATGACCAATACAGAAATTTCCAACAATAATCCTGAAAAGGAATTAATAATAGATAAGTCAATTTCAAATGATAAAACCAAACAAATTAGTAAGAAAAATACAACGCAAAATAAAAAAATTACACCAAAAAACGATAAATCGACTAAATCTTTCGATGAAATTTCTAATGAAATTTTTAGAGATCTTGTTTCAAAAAAAGACTCTTTAGTTAAAGAAATAAAAGAGTTAGAAACAAAAAAAATTGAAATAGAAAAAGATATTGAGTCAAATTTCAAAGGACAGTCAGATAATATTGCTAAAAGAGTTAAAGGCTTTCAAGAGTACTTAACTGGAGCTTTGCAGAATCTTTCACAAAACGTAGAGAAACTTGAATTAGTTTCTCAACCAATAATCGTAAAGCCTTCTCCCCTTGATGAGAGAAAGCAAAACAAAAGCACAAATAATGTAGTTAATGTTCCTGCTCTTTCTGAAACATTTAAGCCAGATGAAGAGATTATAAAAAGTTGCTTTACAAATTTCACAGAACAACCTGACTTTTATGCAGAACCTTGGAAATTAAGACGGAGTCTTGATTCATCAGATATAGAAATTATGGATGATTGGTTCTTTAATATGGGCGGAAGAGGTTCTCTTGAAAGTAGAGGGTCTCGACAAAAAAATGCCTTGTTATCAGCAGGTTTAATATCTATTCTTGGCGAATTATATGGAGATCAGTTTCAGACTCTTATTTTAGCTTCGCAGCCTGAACGATTAGGTGAATGGAGAAGAATTCTTCAAGATTCACTTGGTCTCACAAGGGATGACTTTGGACCTAATAGTGGGATTGTTCTTTTTGAAAGGCCTGAAGGTGTAATAGAAAGAGCTGACAGATTAGAAGCCAATGAAGAATTACCATTTATTATTATTGATGCAGCAGAAACATCTGTTGAAATTCCAATACTTCAATTCCCATTATGGCTTGCATTCGCTGGTTCAGATAATGAAATTTACGATGATCTTGAACTAAACTAATCTTTATGAATATTTTAATAATTTTTGTAAGTTATCTCTTAGGATCTTTTCCTACTGGTTTTTTAACTGGAAAATATCTCAAAAATTTAGATCTAAGAACAATAGGCTCTGGATCTACAGGTGCCACAAATGTCTTGAGAAATGTAGGAAAATGGCCAGCACTTTTTGTTTTTATCATTGATGTTGGGAAGGGTGTTATTGCTGTAAAAATTGCTCAGCATTACACAGACCAAGGATTAATAGAAGTAATAGCAGGCATATCCGCTATCACAGGACATATATGGCCAATATGGCTTGGAGGGAAAGGAGGAAAAGCTGTTGCTACTGGACTAGGCATGTTTTTAGCCCTTTCCTGGAAAGTTGGACTTGCTTCTCTTGGGATTTTTTTAATCGTATTAGCAAAAACTAAATTTGTATCTTTATCAAGTATTTCAGCTGCGATCTTACTTCCTTTGTTTATGTTTTTTTATCTAGGTAATATTATAAATTCATACTTTTTTATTAGTTTAATTGTGGCGTTTTTAGTTATCTGGAAACATAGAACTAATATAACAAGATTGATTAAAGGAGAAGAATCTAAAATTAATCAGAATTAATAGATTTGAAAATTTCTATAAGAGCTTTATTAGGATCTAAAGCTTTGGATATTGTTCTACCAATGACCAATTTAGAAGCACCATTATCTATAGCCTCATGGGGAGTCATAATCCTATTTTGATCATCTGCACTATCGATCTTTAATCTAATGCCCGGTGTTATTAGTTCAAAATTATTTTTATAAATCGATCTCAATATTTTTACTTCCCATGGGGAGCAAACGCATCCATCTAATTCAGCATCAAAAGACAATTTCGCAAGTCTCAATACATTATCTTCAATTGAATTTTTCCTATCGAGATCAGTTTGAAAATCTTTAAGAGAAAAACTTGTTAATACAGTTATACCAACAACTAATGGAGGTTTTACATTAGCGACGGTCGCTCCTTCAAAAGATGCTTTTTTTGAATACTTAAGAGCTTTAAGACCTGCCGAAGAATGAATAGAAATTATATCAACCCCTAATTTTGAAACTTGATAACATGCTGCACTCATGGTATTTGGAATATCATGAAATTTTAAATCTAAAAATATCTTTTTATTTAAACCTTTCAAAATTTCAATAGCTCTTGGACCTTCCCTAACAAAAAGCTCTAAACCAACTTTCACCCACTTAATACTAGGACATCTTTCTAGAAGTAATTTTGCTTGATTAAGATCTAGACCATCAATTGCCAATATTATTTTATCTTCTAAATTAAATCTATTTTTCATTTA contains these protein-coding regions:
- a CDS encoding MFS transporter, with translation MFSYGLGDAGTGLVATQFGFFLFRFFISAGLPVIIAGSLLMLIKIWDAVNDPLIGWLSDRTKSRWGPRIPWMVAASVPLGFSLAAIWWTPTGSVLTKTIYYAIISIVVMTAYTSINLPFAALSTEISEKTAIRTRLNASRFTGSIIAGLTGLIIAGVVLGSEGSANNEYFLMGKISGFIAVTATLISCWGLAPFAKKARRPSGKVEAITLQFKRIFRNKKFLKVITLYILLWCALQLMQTVALIYVEDVLNVPTYIAKWIPIPFQISALVGLQIWTRVSNKLNRISALNYGAMIWILSCTATLFLPPLYMVSGVRDNLFLNSGNIILFILLIFIICLIGIGASTAFLIPWSLLPDAIDEDPEKPAGLYTAWMVLIQKIGIAFSVQLLGFLLYLSGYQSCLVDKDGLNIMEQCYSAQLTIRLCIGFIPSILVIIGLLIMRKWDRKLITN
- a CDS encoding MlaE family ABC transporter permease: MYYPNFFKRLLSSLIIGGQAINFIFRGKISKNDLFDQLMESGPGSLLIVLITGIAAGTVFNIQVASQLTSMGVSSEIGGLLAVGMAREMAPLLTATLMTGKVATAYAAQLGTMKVTEQIEAITMLRTEPVQYLVVPRLLSMVIMSPIQCLLFLSVALWSGQIWSTIFYKVPPIVFWTSVRSGNVSLTSTDLTSMLIKSVVFGLLISIIACGYGLTTKGGPKEVGTSTTGAVVMTLVTVSLMDVLLTQILFG
- a CDS encoding glycogen debranching protein gives rise to the protein MIHLNKGKPFPLGSSLTSQGVNFSLIATNAEYIEILLFEKDDSIYPKSIFKLDQTHNKGPYWHAEIKNLNEGCIYAFRVKQKNNEINNNYEKKVLLDPCSRGITGWGSYKRENALKTKENTNSCLKSVVCDRKLFNFKDYPRPKHSWEETIIYELHIKAFTESTEKDESCFKKFLKKIPYLKELGITTIELLPIFCFDPTDAPNGLKNFWGYSPINWFTPHFEYLSNESAEKNREEFRRFVEECHKADIEVILDVVYNHTSEGDSKGPAISWKGIDENLYYFIGKDKNYQDVSGCGNTIAANRGFVRKLIIESLKCWASELGVDGFRFDLGIALSRGENLSPLDNPPIFEDIECEPELIDIKFISEPWDCGGLYKLGDFPSKNTFTWNGHFRDDLRRFWKGDKDTAWNMSDKIKGTPSIYKEDNIFPKSINFITSHDGFTLKDLVTFNRKHNFANREQNRDGDNHNNSWNHGIEGPTTNLLINDLRKRQQKNLILSLLISRGVPMILMGDEIGRSQGGNNNSWCQNNLLGWMNWEQGQQDKELLEYFKYVIKIRKKLIKIFNPSFFPNSQSNENIPRYHWHGTKLDRPDWSSWSHTVAFSINKGSTNPLVWIGLNAYSKSIDFSLPKSKYNWLKVIDTSMSEIFKPLTINEKSVSIKSRSSLLIISEEVFGTKNDLF
- a CDS encoding DUF3119 family protein; translation: MFNTKSKKEEPVIISPSFQLPIILIVLSFMLLFLNIGSLPTIVFASFSFFLLLQSFTLRIKITNDDFIVLQLGKEIRTFPFKNWISWKFFFPIIPGIFYFREKSSPHLLPILFNPKQLKDELIKKVDSLEIKNS
- a CDS encoding DUF3086 domain-containing protein, giving the protein MTNTEISNNNPEKELIIDKSISNDKTKQISKKNTTQNKKITPKNDKSTKSFDEISNEIFRDLVSKKDSLVKEIKELETKKIEIEKDIESNFKGQSDNIAKRVKGFQEYLTGALQNLSQNVEKLELVSQPIIVKPSPLDERKQNKSTNNVVNVPALSETFKPDEEIIKSCFTNFTEQPDFYAEPWKLRRSLDSSDIEIMDDWFFNMGGRGSLESRGSRQKNALLSAGLISILGELYGDQFQTLILASQPERLGEWRRILQDSLGLTRDDFGPNSGIVLFERPEGVIERADRLEANEELPFIIIDAAETSVEIPILQFPLWLAFAGSDNEIYDDLELN